The following coding sequences are from one Oryzisolibacter sp. LB2S window:
- a CDS encoding response regulator transcription factor, translating to MWPDFMTGQVDKPARVLLVDDDPHMRRVIAQELMADQRTLLVAQAASVREGRKAIKQHDFDVLLVDLNLGDGEGFELLEYLKTMRPEAEAIVISVMENDDQVLHAFELGATGYLVKNSWFGNYPQAVLQVVNGGASITPNLARRLLQRFDHSAPTAAAEPAPAAPAQASTDHETERLSQREKEVLRMVASGYTSAEIGNQLQISSLTVNTHIKNIYRKLQVRTRAQAVRFASLRGLF from the coding sequence ATGTGGCCCGATTTCATGACCGGCCAGGTGGACAAGCCCGCGCGCGTGCTGCTCGTCGACGACGATCCACATATGCGGCGCGTCATCGCCCAGGAGCTCATGGCCGATCAGCGCACGCTGCTGGTCGCGCAGGCCGCGAGCGTGCGCGAAGGCCGCAAGGCGATCAAGCAGCACGACTTCGACGTGCTCCTGGTCGATCTGAATCTCGGCGACGGCGAGGGCTTCGAGCTTCTGGAGTACCTCAAGACCATGCGCCCCGAGGCCGAGGCCATCGTCATCTCGGTCATGGAGAACGACGACCAGGTGCTGCACGCCTTCGAGCTCGGCGCCACGGGCTACCTGGTGAAGAACTCCTGGTTCGGCAACTATCCTCAGGCCGTGCTGCAGGTCGTCAACGGTGGCGCGTCGATCACGCCCAACCTGGCGCGGCGTCTGTTGCAGCGCTTCGATCACAGCGCGCCCACGGCCGCCGCCGAGCCGGCACCGGCAGCGCCCGCCCAAGCCTCCACCGACCATGAGACCGAGCGCCTCTCGCAACGCGAGAAAGAGGTGCTGCGCATGGTCGCCAGCGGCTACACCAGTGCCGAGATCGGCAACCAGTTGCAGATCAGCAGCCTCACGGTCAACACCCATATCAAGAACATCTACCGCAAGCTGCAGGTACGTACCCGCGCACAGGCGGTGCGCTTCGCATCGCTGCGCGGCCTGTTCTAG
- a CDS encoding ATP-binding protein, with the protein MFRTRPPVYALACVALWLVQLAINVWLVYSGQHAHAAPNLWLLLNLATTIVLGVLIVLQVPRALQWRPRRSKRPSHELKVERQRIARDLHDQVGSQLVHAIAMVDRDNPAALPLARALEQCLLDVRLLVDSMDGDDDALTDRLARLRHRVQPSLDQRGIALQWDVMYAGGASLPVGAPARELTAIAQEAVSNVLQHSGATSLKVRLRHVEEEGGAWRLQIIDNGRGLPDAPAGHEAGHGIAGMRKRAAMAGGRLDLLPAEGQGLCVQVTVPARS; encoded by the coding sequence ATGTTTCGCACCCGTCCGCCGGTGTATGCACTGGCCTGTGTGGCGCTTTGGCTCGTGCAGCTGGCCATCAACGTATGGCTGGTTTACTCCGGCCAGCATGCGCATGCCGCTCCCAACCTCTGGTTGCTCCTGAACCTGGCGACGACCATCGTGCTGGGTGTTCTGATCGTCCTGCAGGTGCCCAGGGCGTTGCAATGGCGCCCGCGGCGCAGCAAGCGACCGAGCCACGAACTCAAGGTCGAGCGCCAGCGCATTGCGCGCGACCTGCATGACCAGGTGGGCTCGCAACTCGTGCATGCCATTGCCATGGTCGACCGTGACAACCCCGCCGCGCTTCCCCTGGCGCGGGCGCTGGAGCAATGTCTGCTGGACGTGCGCCTGCTGGTCGACTCCATGGATGGCGACGACGATGCCTTGACCGACCGCCTGGCGCGCCTGCGCCACCGCGTCCAGCCCTCCCTGGACCAGCGCGGCATTGCCCTGCAATGGGACGTCATGTATGCCGGTGGCGCCAGCCTGCCCGTGGGAGCGCCCGCGCGCGAGCTCACCGCCATCGCGCAGGAGGCCGTGAGCAATGTGCTCCAGCATTCGGGTGCCACGTCCCTCAAGGTCCGGCTGCGGCATGTCGAGGAGGAGGGCGGCGCCTGGCGGCTGCAGATCATCGACAACGGCAGGGGCCTGCCCGATGCGCCCGCGGGGCATGAGGCCGGCCACGGCATTGCCGGCATGCGCAAGCGCGCGGCGATGGCCGGCGGGCGCCTCGATCTGCTGCCCGCCGAGGGGCAGGGTCTGTGCGTGCAGGTGACCGTGCCCGCGCGCTCCTGA
- a CDS encoding pseudouridine synthase, translating into MHNSHDPRVLPVRDGVSPSCVVLPSTGQGLLLDFLVQRLPAVSREDWLRRLAAAEVVDEHGRPAQAGTRFTPGLRYYYYRELPAESPIPFEETVLYRDEHILVADKPHFLPVVPAGRYLQQTLLVRLKRRLGLHELSPVHRIDRDTAGLVLFSVQRATRGRYQALFRERSVRKVYEAVAPWRADLQFPRLHESRLEECGHFFRMHEVPGAPNASTAMDILEQSGRWARYRLEPLTGKRHQLRVQMAALGLPLCGDAFYPEVNDPPEGDYSNPLQLLARSLTFTDPVTGQARHFESRLQLRPLAEFDRPD; encoded by the coding sequence ATGCACAACAGCCATGACCCACGCGTGCTGCCCGTGCGCGACGGGGTGAGCCCGAGCTGCGTGGTGCTGCCGTCCACGGGTCAGGGCCTGCTGCTGGATTTTCTTGTGCAGCGCCTGCCCGCGGTATCGCGCGAGGACTGGCTGCGCCGCCTCGCGGCCGCCGAGGTAGTCGACGAGCATGGCCGACCCGCCCAGGCCGGCACCCGCTTCACACCGGGCCTGCGCTACTACTACTACCGTGAGCTGCCTGCCGAAAGCCCCATCCCGTTCGAGGAGACCGTGCTCTACCGGGACGAGCACATCCTCGTCGCCGACAAGCCGCATTTCCTGCCCGTGGTGCCCGCCGGCCGGTACTTGCAGCAGACGCTGCTGGTACGCCTGAAGCGCCGCCTGGGCCTGCACGAACTCTCGCCCGTGCACCGCATAGACCGCGACACGGCCGGGTTGGTGCTGTTTTCCGTCCAGCGGGCCACGCGTGGGCGCTACCAGGCCTTGTTTCGCGAGCGCAGCGTGCGCAAGGTGTACGAGGCCGTCGCCCCCTGGCGGGCAGACTTGCAGTTTCCGCGCCTGCACGAGAGCCGCCTGGAGGAATGCGGGCATTTCTTTCGCATGCACGAGGTGCCCGGCGCGCCCAACGCGAGCACGGCGATGGACATCCTCGAGCAATCGGGCCGCTGGGCGCGCTACCGCCTCGAGCCCCTGACCGGCAAGCGCCATCAGCTGCGCGTGCAGATGGCGGCCCTGGGCCTGCCGCTGTGTGGCGACGCCTTCTACCCCGAGGTCAACGACCCGCCCGAGGGCGACTATTCCAACCCGCTGCAGCTGCTCGCGCGCAGCCTGACGTTCACAGACCCCGTGACGGGCCAGGCGCGGCATTTCGAAAGCCGCCTGCAACTGCGCCCGCTGGCTGAGTTCGATAGGCCCGATTGA
- a CDS encoding ATP-binding cassette domain-containing protein, producing MITTHDATKRHGNTTVLHGVSVEIPAGQFTAIIGPNGAGKSTLLSLISRLMPLSSGSAIVGGMDVAHTASDALARVLAILRQDNQSTLRLTVRDLVGFGRFPHSKGRMTADDVRHVDDALSFLQLEPLAGRYLDELSGGQRQRAYIAMVLCQDTPYVLLDEPLNNLDMAHAVTMMRLLRRLVRERGKTVVVVLHDINFASGYADHIIAMKDGRVAHAGAPADVVQDAVLSALFGIDVSVHELGGGRRLCHYFA from the coding sequence ATGATCACAACCCACGATGCCACCAAGCGCCATGGCAACACCACCGTGCTGCATGGCGTGAGCGTAGAGATTCCGGCCGGGCAGTTCACGGCCATCATCGGCCCCAACGGCGCGGGCAAGAGCACGCTGCTGTCGCTGATCAGCCGGCTCATGCCGCTGTCGAGCGGCAGCGCCATCGTGGGCGGCATGGACGTGGCCCACACCGCGAGCGACGCGCTGGCGCGGGTGCTGGCCATCCTGCGCCAGGACAATCAATCGACCTTGCGCCTGACGGTGCGCGACCTGGTCGGCTTCGGGCGCTTTCCCCACAGCAAGGGGCGCATGACCGCTGACGATGTGCGCCACGTGGATGACGCACTCTCATTTTTGCAGCTGGAGCCGCTTGCTGGGCGCTACCTGGACGAGCTTTCTGGCGGGCAGCGCCAGAGAGCCTACATCGCCATGGTGCTGTGCCAGGACACGCCCTATGTGCTGCTCGACGAACCGCTCAACAACCTGGACATGGCCCACGCCGTCACCATGATGCGGCTGCTGCGCCGCCTGGTGCGCGAGCGCGGCAAGACCGTGGTGGTGGTGCTGCACGACATCAACTTCGCCAGCGGCTACGCCGACCACATCATCGCCATGAAGGACGGCCGCGTGGCCCATGCCGGAGCGCCCGCGGACGTGGTTCAGGACGCCGTGCTCAGCGCGCTGTTCGGCATCGACGTGAGCGTGCACGAGCTGGGCGGCGGGCGGCGCCTGTGCCATTACTTTGCGTAG
- a CDS encoding iron chelate uptake ABC transporter family permease subunit, protein MTQPSTTIASPALPDGQPSTAPWRRRDLRLWLLALAALLAGVAFMTLGVEVDWRFVLQHRGIKLLAMVAVAAALGMSTVVFQTVTHNTILTPAVMGLDALYLFLQSVLVLVLGSAGVVALGAASKFGLELALMVLLSVALVRWLFSGNTNGLHLMLLVGMVMGILLRSLTSFAMRMIDPNEFGSLQDRMFANFNTIHTELLLPAGLLLLMGAAYFWRRRHVLDVLALGRDAAINLGVHYRREVLRLLTGVCTLVAISTALVGPVTFLGLLVANMAYQWMGTRRHAWVLPAAVLWGVLLLLGGQVVLEQLLGFNSALSVVVEFIGGLAFIYLLLRKT, encoded by the coding sequence ATGACACAGCCATCGACCACAATTGCTTCACCTGCCCTGCCCGACGGCCAACCCAGCACCGCGCCGTGGCGCCGTCGTGACCTGCGGCTGTGGCTGCTGGCGCTCGCGGCGCTGCTGGCCGGCGTGGCGTTCATGACGCTGGGCGTCGAGGTGGACTGGCGCTTTGTACTGCAGCACCGGGGCATCAAGCTGCTGGCCATGGTGGCCGTGGCCGCCGCGCTCGGCATGTCCACCGTCGTGTTCCAGACGGTCACGCACAACACCATACTCACGCCGGCGGTGATGGGGCTGGATGCGCTCTACCTGTTCCTGCAATCCGTGCTGGTGCTGGTGTTGGGCTCGGCCGGCGTGGTGGCGCTGGGTGCGGCCTCGAAGTTCGGGCTGGAGCTGGCGCTCATGGTCCTGCTGTCGGTGGCGCTGGTGCGCTGGCTGTTCAGCGGCAACACCAACGGACTGCACCTGATGCTGCTCGTGGGCATGGTCATGGGAATCTTGCTGCGCAGCCTCACGAGCTTTGCCATGCGGATGATCGATCCCAACGAGTTCGGCTCGCTGCAGGACCGCATGTTTGCCAACTTCAACACCATACACACCGAACTGCTGCTGCCCGCCGGGCTGCTGCTGCTCATGGGCGCGGCCTACTTCTGGCGGCGCCGCCATGTGCTGGACGTGCTGGCCCTCGGGCGCGATGCGGCCATCAACCTCGGCGTGCATTACCGGCGCGAGGTGCTGCGCCTGCTGACCGGCGTCTGCACCCTGGTGGCCATCTCGACGGCGCTGGTCGGGCCGGTCACCTTCCTGGGCCTGCTCGTGGCCAACATGGCCTACCAGTGGATGGGCACGCGCCGTCACGCCTGGGTGCTGCCAGCGGCCGTGCTCTGGGGCGTGCTGCTGCTGCTGGGCGGGCAGGTGGTGCTCGAGCAACTCCTGGGTTTCAACTCCGCCCTGTCCGTGGTGGTCGAGTTCATCGGCGGGCTGGCTTTCATTTACCTGCTTTTGCGCAAGACATGA
- a CDS encoding iron chelate uptake ABC transporter family permease subunit, with translation MHLRSDRGAGRRALWAWTGAFAALCALALWSLSVGVSDVSWNTLWSRSEDDMVAQVLMYSRVPRTLALVLAGSAMAVAGLLMQMLARNHFVEPSTMGTAESATLGLLLTMLWVPHWPVLAKMGVAATTALAGSALFMALLARIRLRSAWIVPLVGLILAGVIEAATTFVAYQHDMIQSVRALSNGDFSTMVEGRYGMLWISLGATALACLAADRFTVAGLGESFATSLGLNYGRLVLQGLLVVSLVTACIVVTVGAIPFVGLIVPNVVRLLQGDNVRRSVPWVAVAGAALTLACDLLGRLVIAPYEVPMGTVMGVVGSALFLCLLLRQRRLEG, from the coding sequence ATGCATTTGCGCTCTGATCGCGGCGCCGGGCGGCGCGCGCTGTGGGCGTGGACGGGGGCCTTCGCGGCCCTGTGCGCGCTGGCGCTGTGGAGCCTGTCCGTGGGCGTGAGCGATGTGTCGTGGAACACGCTGTGGTCGCGCAGCGAGGACGACATGGTCGCCCAGGTACTGATGTATTCGCGCGTGCCGCGCACGCTGGCGCTGGTGCTCGCCGGCAGCGCCATGGCCGTGGCCGGGCTGTTGATGCAGATGCTGGCGCGCAACCATTTCGTGGAGCCGTCGACCATGGGCACGGCGGAGTCCGCCACCCTGGGCCTGCTCCTGACCATGTTGTGGGTACCGCACTGGCCGGTGCTCGCCAAGATGGGCGTGGCGGCCACGACGGCGCTCGCGGGCTCGGCGCTGTTCATGGCGCTGCTCGCGCGCATCCGCCTGCGCTCGGCCTGGATCGTGCCGCTCGTGGGCCTGATTCTGGCGGGGGTGATCGAGGCGGCCACAACCTTTGTGGCCTACCAGCACGACATGATCCAGTCCGTGCGCGCCCTCTCCAACGGCGACTTCTCCACCATGGTCGAGGGCCGCTACGGCATGCTGTGGATCTCGCTGGGCGCCACGGCGCTGGCCTGCCTGGCGGCCGATCGCTTCACCGTCGCCGGGCTGGGCGAATCGTTCGCCACCAGCCTGGGGCTCAACTACGGGCGCCTGGTTCTGCAGGGTCTGCTGGTGGTGTCGCTGGTCACGGCCTGCATCGTCGTCACCGTGGGGGCCATCCCTTTCGTGGGGCTCATCGTGCCCAATGTCGTGCGGCTGCTGCAGGGCGACAACGTGCGCCGCAGCGTGCCGTGGGTGGCCGTCGCCGGCGCGGCGCTCACGCTCGCCTGTGATCTGCTGGGGCGTCTGGTGATTGCGCCCTACGAGGTGCCCATGGGAACGGTGATGGGCGTGGTCGGCAGCGCGCTGTTCCTGTGCCTGTTGCTGCGCCAGCGCCGGCTGGAGGGCTGA
- a CDS encoding ABC transporter substrate-binding protein, which yields MSRRRALGGLGVIVTMPWAAARANETLKVKDNTGEVTMPLKPRTVLVYDLGALDIIRSLGGQVRGVPNQAMPDMLAEYRDTARYAPIGSLFEPDYEKVKALKPDLIVAGNRTLPKIAALKAFAPVLDVTIDNRNQLAHVYRNIRSIAAIYDVPDKGEQQIREIDAAIADTKTKASGKGGALFLMTNGGKLSVYGPGSRFDMLYTTFGVQPIPDRIEVSRHGQTVSFEYLLKVNPDWLLVLDRDAAIGQDGGAARQLLDNKLVHATRAWRNRHVVYLNAAQWYTLSNAGPTALKENLRQLSDAFAL from the coding sequence ATGAGTCGCCGCCGCGCGCTGGGCGGTCTGGGTGTGATCGTGACCATGCCCTGGGCGGCAGCCCGGGCGAATGAGACGCTGAAGGTCAAGGACAACACGGGCGAGGTGACCATGCCGCTCAAGCCCCGCACGGTGCTGGTGTACGACCTGGGTGCGCTGGACATCATCCGCAGCCTGGGCGGCCAGGTGCGTGGCGTGCCCAACCAGGCCATGCCCGACATGCTGGCCGAGTACCGGGACACGGCCCGCTACGCGCCCATAGGCAGTCTGTTCGAGCCCGACTACGAGAAGGTCAAGGCGCTCAAGCCCGATCTCATCGTCGCCGGCAACCGCACGCTGCCCAAGATTGCCGCACTCAAGGCCTTCGCGCCGGTGCTGGACGTGACCATCGACAACCGCAACCAGTTGGCCCATGTCTACCGCAACATCCGCAGCATCGCCGCCATCTATGACGTGCCGGACAAGGGCGAGCAGCAGATCCGCGAGATCGACGCGGCCATTGCCGACACCAAGACGAAGGCCTCCGGCAAGGGGGGCGCGCTGTTCCTGATGACCAATGGCGGCAAGCTCAGCGTCTACGGCCCGGGCTCGCGCTTCGACATGCTGTACACGACGTTCGGCGTGCAGCCGATCCCGGACCGGATCGAGGTGTCCAGGCATGGCCAGACCGTGTCGTTCGAGTATCTGCTCAAGGTCAACCCCGACTGGTTGCTGGTGCTCGACCGCGACGCGGCCATCGGCCAGGACGGCGGCGCCGCGCGGCAGCTGCTCGACAACAAGCTGGTGCACGCCACCCGGGCCTGGCGCAACAGGCACGTGGTCTACCTGAACGCGGCCCAGTGGTACACGCTGTCCAACGCCGGTCCGACGGCGCTCAAGGAGAACCTGCGACAGTTATCCGATGCATTTGCGCTCTGA
- the cydD gene encoding thiol reductant ABC exporter subunit CydD gives MSDSQLDAASLVHAISPILWLPQAALIALAVARLQSGSGLAGVLWPAAGIVFAGALRAWLEAWSAGRMFHTARERLSQWRADAFAALAARSPLDRDRAHAGTAASALAEQADAILPWQTRYQGAMWRVRLMPVLILLPVAWYSWAAAAVLVLAAPLIPMFMVIVGWRARAASQAQWLQMGSMNAFLLDRLRGLPTLRALGRTEATARRLRASAEDLRQRTMRVLRIAFLSSAVLELFAALGVAMVAAYVGFHLLGYLDFGAWGQRLGLAQGLFILLLAPAFFEPLRELASVWHDRAAGIAAMDALDGLHVGGLPLLDGAHSAPCTPQASAAGLPPRVRIENLAFAFSDETPVFQSFSLDVKPGEHVALLGGSGVGKTVLMSLIAGLLPASQGRIEIDGVALTATSARWLRERMAWMAQRSHVFSGSVRHNVSLGRAAVGDTQVRQAIQWARLDKVAQAYPGASLGEGGTGLSGGEAARLALARLMAAPHADLLLADEPTAHLDTETSEQVIESLVALAHRRTLIVATHDPALAARMDRVVDLSAAADVSEPIQGGWHGA, from the coding sequence ATGTCGGATTCGCAGCTTGATGCGGCCAGCTTGGTTCATGCGATCAGTCCGATCCTGTGGCTGCCACAGGCGGCCTTGATTGCCTTGGCCGTGGCACGTCTGCAAAGCGGCTCAGGGTTGGCCGGTGTTCTGTGGCCGGCAGCCGGCATTGTGTTTGCGGGTGCGCTGCGTGCCTGGCTCGAAGCCTGGAGCGCTGGCCGCATGTTCCATACGGCGCGTGAGCGCCTGAGCCAATGGCGTGCAGATGCATTTGCCGCCTTGGCTGCGCGTTCTCCATTGGATCGCGACCGAGCACATGCCGGCACGGCCGCGAGTGCGCTGGCAGAGCAGGCCGATGCGATCCTTCCCTGGCAGACGCGCTACCAGGGCGCGATGTGGCGCGTACGTCTCATGCCGGTGCTGATACTGTTGCCGGTGGCCTGGTACTCGTGGGCCGCGGCAGCGGTGCTTGTGCTGGCGGCTCCTCTCATTCCCATGTTCATGGTGATCGTGGGCTGGCGGGCCCGGGCCGCCAGCCAGGCGCAGTGGCTGCAGATGGGGAGCATGAACGCTTTCCTGCTCGATCGCCTGCGCGGCCTGCCGACACTGCGCGCGCTGGGCAGAACAGAGGCCACCGCACGCCGCTTGCGGGCCAGCGCCGAAGACCTGCGCCAGAGAACCATGCGTGTGCTGCGCATCGCGTTCCTGTCGTCCGCGGTGCTGGAGCTGTTTGCGGCCCTGGGTGTCGCGATGGTGGCGGCCTACGTCGGGTTCCACCTGCTGGGGTATCTGGACTTCGGCGCCTGGGGACAACGCCTCGGTCTGGCGCAAGGGCTGTTCATTCTGTTGTTGGCGCCAGCCTTCTTCGAGCCCTTGCGGGAGCTGGCGTCCGTCTGGCATGACCGGGCTGCTGGCATCGCTGCGATGGACGCCCTGGATGGACTTCATGTGGGTGGATTGCCTTTGCTGGACGGAGCACACAGCGCCCCATGTACGCCGCAAGCATCGGCAGCCGGGCTGCCGCCGCGGGTCAGGATCGAGAACCTCGCATTTGCTTTCTCCGACGAGACGCCTGTCTTCCAGAGCTTCTCCCTGGACGTGAAGCCGGGGGAGCATGTCGCGCTGTTGGGCGGCAGCGGAGTCGGAAAAACGGTTCTGATGTCGTTGATCGCCGGGCTTCTGCCGGCGTCCCAAGGCCGCATCGAGATCGATGGGGTGGCGTTGACGGCAACATCGGCGCGGTGGTTGCGTGAGCGCATGGCCTGGATGGCGCAACGCTCCCATGTGTTTTCCGGGTCGGTTCGGCACAACGTGTCCCTCGGACGAGCGGCCGTGGGGGACACGCAGGTGCGCCAGGCGATCCAGTGGGCAAGGCTGGACAAGGTGGCGCAAGCGTACCCCGGCGCCTCGCTGGGTGAGGGCGGGACGGGCCTGTCGGGCGGTGAGGCTGCGCGTCTGGCCTTGGCACGCCTGATGGCCGCGCCCCATGCCGATCTGCTGCTCGCGGATGAACCGACGGCACACTTGGATACGGAAACCTCCGAGCAGGTCATCGAGTCCCTCGTGGCCCTGGCCCACAGGCGCACCCTGATCGTGGCGACCCACGATCCCGCGCTTGCGGCACGCATGGATCGCGTCGTTGATCTGTCGGCGGCTGCCGATGTCTCGGAGCCCATTCAGGGAGGATGGCATGGCGCGTAG
- a CDS encoding ATP-binding cassette domain-containing protein, translating into MRATLAGSSRRMALGAVLAALTVLAGMGLLGLSGWFITATAIAGLQVTTALTFDVFAPSAGIRLLALGRTAARYGERIVTHDATLAALAQLRERIFRSWAGAGSIQDLLRRPARALFRLTSDLDALESLYLRLLVPAGAALGAAILGTVVLGAMAPWLGIALGIWVVVLGAAVAVAVLRRSRLPAARRALLTERLRAQAVDLVSGQTELVMAGRLVGQCEALQQTDRSLARADRLLHRLDISAGAAFGIAGSLTLALVLLGVGVLVDQGRIGTAGAALALLIALTAMEPFAALRRGVLEAGRTWLAARRLSPHCAEGEAAFSSGVSPDAGYAITLHQVSVRYPDSPVDALQSLSLALVSGARVAVVGSSGAGKSTLMAVAAGELMPREGMVRSLPHAWLSQRTDLFQDSLRDNLLLANPDATDASLWHALEAAGLASEIRGMQAGLDTRLGEGGLGLSGGQSRRLALARLLLQPHPLWLLDEPTEGLDAATAEDVLARLDVLGAGRAWLMATHLRREAALADRLLVLRSGRIEAEFLRGSAGFSTALAALRPD; encoded by the coding sequence ATGCGGGCCACTCTGGCCGGATCTTCTCGCCGCATGGCGCTGGGCGCCGTGCTGGCCGCGTTGACCGTTCTGGCGGGCATGGGCCTTCTCGGTTTGTCGGGCTGGTTCATCACCGCAACTGCGATCGCAGGGTTGCAGGTCACCACCGCACTGACGTTCGATGTCTTCGCGCCGTCGGCCGGCATCCGCCTCCTGGCGCTGGGGCGTACGGCTGCACGCTATGGCGAGCGGATCGTCACGCACGATGCAACGCTGGCTGCCTTGGCGCAACTGCGCGAGCGCATATTCCGGAGTTGGGCAGGAGCAGGGAGCATCCAGGATCTGCTGCGCCGCCCGGCACGTGCGCTGTTTCGCCTGACCAGCGACCTCGATGCGTTGGAGTCCCTCTACCTTCGCCTGCTGGTGCCCGCCGGGGCTGCGCTGGGCGCGGCGATTCTCGGCACCGTGGTCCTCGGCGCCATGGCGCCCTGGCTTGGCATCGCGCTGGGCATCTGGGTCGTGGTCCTTGGCGCTGCCGTGGCTGTGGCAGTGCTTCGCCGTTCCCGGCTGCCCGCCGCGCGGCGTGCTCTGCTCACCGAGCGCCTGCGCGCCCAGGCCGTCGATCTGGTGTCCGGTCAGACGGAGCTGGTCATGGCCGGACGTTTGGTTGGCCAGTGCGAGGCTCTCCAGCAGACGGATCGCAGCCTGGCGCGTGCCGACCGGCTTCTGCACCGCCTGGATATATCCGCTGGTGCAGCCTTTGGCATCGCTGGCAGCCTTACCCTGGCCCTTGTGCTGCTGGGCGTCGGTGTGCTGGTCGACCAGGGGCGGATCGGCACCGCTGGCGCGGCGCTGGCTCTGCTGATCGCGCTGACGGCGATGGAGCCGTTCGCGGCACTGCGGCGGGGCGTTCTGGAGGCTGGGCGCACATGGCTGGCTGCGCGGCGCCTGTCGCCACATTGCGCCGAAGGCGAGGCGGCATTCTCATCCGGCGTATCTCCCGATGCAGGCTATGCGATCACTCTGCATCAGGTGTCGGTGCGCTATCCAGACAGCCCCGTGGATGCCCTGCAGTCCCTTTCGCTGGCCCTGGTGTCCGGAGCACGTGTCGCGGTCGTCGGCTCCAGCGGCGCGGGCAAGTCGACGCTCATGGCTGTGGCGGCAGGCGAGTTGATGCCGCGTGAGGGAATGGTCCGTTCGCTGCCCCATGCATGGCTGAGCCAGCGCACCGACCTTTTCCAGGACAGCCTGCGCGACAACCTCTTGCTGGCCAACCCTGACGCTACCGATGCGTCCCTTTGGCATGCGCTGGAAGCGGCAGGTCTCGCATCCGAGATTCGAGGTATGCAAGCTGGGCTCGATACCCGGCTCGGCGAGGGTGGGCTTGGCCTGTCGGGCGGGCAGTCGCGGCGCCTGGCGCTGGCTCGCCTGCTGCTCCAACCCCATCCGCTGTGGCTGCTCGACGAGCCGACCGAAGGGCTGGATGCGGCAACCGCCGAGGATGTGCTTGCGCGGCTCGACGTGCTGGGTGCGGGCCGGGCCTGGCTGATGGCCACCCACCTCAGACGCGAGGCTGCACTCGCCGACCGTCTGCTGGTCCTGCGCAGCGGCCGCATCGAGGCAGAGTTCTTGCGGGGCAGCGCCGGCTTCAGCACCGCATTGGCCGCGTTGAGGCCCGACTAA